One window from the genome of Castellaniella sp. MT123 encodes:
- a CDS encoding pseudouridine synthase, producing the protein MEPVRISKLMAQRGLCSRREADAYIERGWVRVDGRVVSELGTKALPSARITLERQAARRQTDKVTIILNKPVGYVSHQSDQGYRLAASLIRADTLFHAGQSRRAFDPSHVRGLAPAGRLDIDSQGLLVLTQDGRIARQLIGDDSSIEKEYLVRVTGRLSAGGLALLNHGLTLDGQALRPAQVNWQNDDQLHFILREGRKRQIRRMCEQVGLKVVGLKRVRMGQVVLGDLPVGQWRYLREGERF; encoded by the coding sequence ATGGAACCTGTCCGAATTTCGAAATTGATGGCCCAACGCGGCCTGTGCTCCCGTCGCGAGGCCGACGCCTACATCGAGCGAGGCTGGGTCCGGGTCGATGGCCGGGTTGTGAGCGAGCTCGGCACGAAGGCACTGCCGTCGGCCCGTATCACCCTCGAGCGCCAGGCTGCCCGTCGCCAGACCGACAAGGTCACCATCATCCTGAACAAGCCCGTCGGTTATGTCTCGCATCAGTCCGATCAGGGATACCGCCTGGCCGCGTCCCTGATCCGCGCCGACACGCTGTTTCATGCGGGGCAGAGCAGGCGCGCCTTTGATCCGTCCCATGTGCGGGGGCTGGCACCCGCCGGCCGTCTGGACATCGACTCGCAGGGCCTGCTGGTGCTGACCCAAGACGGCCGGATCGCCCGCCAGCTGATCGGCGACGACTCGTCGATCGAGAAGGAATATCTGGTGCGGGTGACCGGGCGCCTGTCGGCGGGCGGCCTGGCGCTGTTGAATCACGGCCTGACCCTCGATGGGCAGGCGCTGCGCCCCGCCCAGGTCAACTGGCAGAACGACGACCAACTGCACTTCATCCTGCGCGAAGGCCGCAAACGGCAGATCCGCCGTATGTGTGAGCAGGTCGGCCTGAAGGTCGTCGGCCTGAAGCGGGTGCGTATGGGGCAGGTCGTGCTGGGCGATCTGCCGGTTGGGCAATGGCGTTATTTGCGCGAGGGAGAGCGCTTCTGA
- a CDS encoding trimeric intracellular cation channel family protein, whose protein sequence is MLDVVVNSPCLELDSDGQESRIRKRNSARQSGCACVACCRLKDIHRAAMPPIPPIPPIPHAHAIVLILDLGGTFVFAVSGAMVAVRRRLDILGMLVLAFVTGNVGGMTRDLLIGAVPPAAIENWTYLVVSVVAGLITFLWYPVTDRLRYHMLWFDAIGLAFFAVSGTEKALVYGINPAMAAILGMLTGVGGGMLRDILVTEIPVVLRADLYALAALAGGAVVVGGHLLHVSPVISTLAGGVLCFLLRFMAIRRGWHLPEARLPTPPGGSGSGRDHDDEVH, encoded by the coding sequence TTGCTGGATGTCGTCGTTAATAGCCCTTGCCTGGAGCTTGACAGTGATGGACAAGAATCCCGCATACGGAAACGAAACTCCGCTCGTCAGTCTGGCTGCGCATGCGTGGCCTGCTGCCGTCTAAAAGACATTCACCGCGCCGCCATGCCTCCCATCCCTCCCATCCCTCCCATCCCCCACGCCCATGCCATAGTCCTGATACTGGATCTCGGCGGTACGTTCGTGTTCGCCGTCAGCGGCGCCATGGTCGCCGTCAGGCGTCGCCTGGATATCCTGGGGATGCTGGTTCTCGCGTTTGTCACGGGCAATGTGGGCGGCATGACGCGGGATCTGCTGATCGGTGCCGTGCCGCCGGCGGCGATCGAAAACTGGACATATCTGGTGGTTTCGGTTGTGGCGGGTCTGATCACGTTCCTCTGGTATCCGGTCACGGATCGGCTTCGTTATCACATGCTGTGGTTCGACGCGATCGGTCTGGCTTTCTTCGCCGTGTCCGGCACCGAGAAGGCGCTGGTCTATGGCATCAATCCTGCCATGGCGGCCATCCTTGGCATGCTGACGGGGGTGGGTGGCGGAATGTTGCGGGACATTCTCGTCACGGAAATCCCCGTTGTCTTGCGAGCGGATCTTTATGCCCTGGCGGCGCTGGCCGGGGGCGCCGTCGTGGTGGGCGGGCATTTGCTGCACGTCTCGCCGGTGATTTCGACACTGGCCGGCGGGGTTCTTTGCTTTTTACTGCGCTTCATGGCCATACGCCGTGGCTGGCATCTTCCGGAGGCAAGGCTGCCGACTCCACCGGGTGGGTCGGGATCCGGCCGTGATCATGATGATGAGGTGCATTGA
- the argH gene encoding argininosuccinate lyase: MSDTPSTHNQFDNKSQAWSARFSEPVSELVKRYTASVGFDQRLATFDIQGSLAHADMLAAVGVIGTTDLADIQRGMAQILQEIRDGQFTWSLDLEDVHLNIEKRLVELIGDAGKRLHTGRSRNDQVATDIRLWLRHEIDLATELLGQLRSRLATLALAHADTILPGFTHLQVAQPVTFGHHLLAYAEMFGRDAERLADCRRRTNRLPLGAAALAGTSYPIDRERVAHTLGFDEVCRNSLDAVSDRDFAIEFCAAAALIMTHISRLSEELVLWMSPRVGFIDLADRFCTGSSIMPQKKNPDVPELARGKTGRVHGHLVALLTLMKGQPLAYNKDNQEDKEGLFDTADTIRDTLTIFVDMIGGIRVKPDAMRAAALQGYATATDLADYLVKRGVPFRDAHETVALAVRSCEQRGCDLTDLSLDELRGFHASIDDDVYQVLTLEGSVAARKHIGGTAPERVRIEAQRILDADGRA; this comes from the coding sequence ATGTCCGATACTCCGTCCACACATAATCAGTTCGACAACAAATCCCAGGCCTGGTCGGCCCGCTTCTCTGAACCGGTCTCCGAACTGGTCAAGCGCTACACGGCATCCGTCGGCTTCGACCAGCGCCTGGCCACCTTCGACATCCAGGGTTCCCTGGCGCACGCCGACATGCTGGCGGCCGTCGGCGTCATCGGCACCACCGATCTGGCCGACATTCAGCGCGGCATGGCGCAGATCCTCCAGGAAATCCGCGACGGCCAGTTCACCTGGTCGCTGGACCTGGAAGACGTCCATCTGAACATCGAAAAGCGCCTCGTGGAACTGATCGGCGACGCGGGCAAACGCCTGCACACCGGCCGTTCGCGCAACGACCAGGTGGCCACCGACATCCGCCTGTGGCTGCGTCACGAAATCGATCTGGCGACCGAACTGCTGGGCCAGTTGCGCAGCCGCCTGGCCACACTGGCCCTGGCACACGCCGACACCATCCTGCCGGGGTTCACCCACCTGCAGGTGGCCCAACCCGTCACCTTCGGCCACCACCTGCTGGCTTACGCCGAAATGTTCGGCCGCGACGCCGAGCGTCTGGCCGACTGCCGCCGCCGTACCAACCGCCTGCCGCTTGGCGCCGCCGCGTTGGCGGGAACCAGCTATCCCATCGACCGTGAACGCGTTGCCCACACACTGGGTTTCGACGAGGTCTGCCGCAATTCCCTGGACGCTGTCTCCGACCGGGATTTCGCCATCGAATTCTGCGCCGCAGCCGCGCTGATCATGACGCACATTTCGCGTTTGTCCGAAGAACTGGTTCTGTGGATGAGCCCGCGCGTGGGTTTCATCGACCTGGCCGACCGCTTCTGCACCGGCAGTTCCATCATGCCGCAGAAGAAAAACCCGGACGTGCCCGAACTGGCGCGCGGCAAGACCGGCCGTGTGCACGGCCATCTGGTTGCCCTGCTGACGTTGATGAAGGGCCAGCCGCTGGCCTACAACAAGGACAACCAGGAAGACAAGGAAGGCCTGTTCGACACCGCCGACACCATCCGCGACACGCTCACCATTTTCGTGGACATGATCGGCGGGATCCGCGTCAAACCCGACGCCATGCGGGCGGCCGCACTGCAGGGTTATGCCACAGCGACGGATCTGGCCGACTATCTGGTCAAGCGCGGCGTGCCGTTTCGCGATGCCCACGAAACCGTGGCGCTGGCGGTGCGCTCGTGTGAACAGCGCGGCTGCGATCTGACGGATCTGTCGCTCGACGAGCTGCGCGGCTTCCACGCGTCGATCGATGACGATGTGTACCAGGTGCTGACGCTGGAAGGCTCGGTGGCCGCCCGCAAGCATATCGGCGGCACGGCCCCCGAACGGGTCCGCATCGAGGCACAGCGGATCCTGGACGCAGACGGGCGGGCCTAG
- the rlmD gene encoding 23S rRNA (uracil(1939)-C(5))-methyltransferase RlmD encodes MPAEPILYPLEIESLDLEGQGIAHHDGKVVFVEGALPGERVIARVTRRKPSFDKARVEQVLRPSSQRTQPPCPHFGVCGGCAMQHLEPAAQVATKQRALEDALAHIGKVRPLQILPALQGPTWGYRHRARLSVRLVPKKGGVLVGFRERASSYVADIRECRVLPPHVSALLMPLRSLIAGLSHPDRMPQIEVAVGDQATVLCLRHLEPLSSADIERLREFGEAHRIVWWLQPKGPETAHPLDPAQADALAYALPAYGLRMHYRPADFTQVNPYINQTLIARALSLLGVQPQDRVADLFCGLGNFSLPLATQAREVVGIEGSATLVARAREDAARQGLGERTTFTELNLFEVDVAWLRGLGHFDRMLIDPPREGALALAQALAALAPEERPRRIVYVSCNPATLARDAGMLCHVGGWTLKAVGAVNMFPHTAHVESIAVFEP; translated from the coding sequence CATTCTGTACCCCCTGGAAATCGAATCGCTGGATCTGGAAGGGCAGGGTATCGCCCACCATGACGGCAAGGTGGTTTTCGTCGAGGGGGCCTTGCCCGGTGAACGGGTCATCGCCCGCGTCACGCGGCGTAAGCCTTCCTTCGACAAGGCCCGCGTCGAACAGGTCCTGAGACCCTCGTCCCAGCGAACCCAGCCGCCTTGTCCGCATTTCGGCGTGTGCGGCGGTTGCGCCATGCAGCATCTGGAACCGGCCGCCCAGGTGGCGACCAAGCAGCGCGCCCTGGAAGACGCCCTGGCCCATATCGGCAAGGTCAGACCGCTTCAGATCTTGCCGGCTCTGCAGGGGCCGACCTGGGGCTATCGCCATCGGGCCCGTCTGTCGGTGCGGCTCGTCCCGAAAAAGGGCGGGGTCCTGGTGGGATTCCGTGAACGGGCCAGCAGCTATGTCGCCGACATCCGGGAATGCCGGGTGTTGCCCCCGCACGTGTCCGCCTTGTTGATGCCGCTGCGCAGCCTGATCGCCGGCCTGTCGCACCCCGACCGCATGCCGCAGATCGAGGTGGCCGTGGGCGACCAGGCAACCGTGCTCTGCTTGCGCCACCTCGAGCCGCTGTCTTCAGCCGATATCGAGCGGCTGCGTGAATTTGGCGAAGCCCACCGCATCGTCTGGTGGCTGCAGCCCAAGGGCCCGGAAACCGCGCATCCGCTTGATCCGGCCCAGGCGGACGCCCTGGCCTATGCGTTGCCGGCCTACGGCCTGCGCATGCACTACCGGCCCGCCGATTTCACCCAGGTCAATCCCTACATCAACCAGACGCTGATTGCACGCGCCCTAAGCCTGCTGGGCGTGCAACCGCAGGACCGGGTGGCCGACCTATTCTGCGGCCTGGGCAATTTCAGCCTGCCGCTGGCGACCCAGGCCCGCGAGGTCGTCGGCATCGAAGGCAGCGCAACCCTGGTCGCCCGGGCGCGTGAAGACGCGGCCCGTCAGGGGCTGGGCGAACGAACGACGTTCACCGAGCTGAACCTGTTCGAAGTCGATGTCGCGTGGCTTCGTGGCCTGGGGCATTTCGACCGCATGCTGATCGACCCACCGCGCGAAGGCGCGCTGGCCCTGGCCCAGGCGCTGGCCGCCCTGGCACCGGAAGAACGCCCGCGCCGGATCGTGTACGTGTCCTGTAATCCCGCCACCCTGGCGCGCGATGCCGGGATGCTGTGCCATGTGGGCGGATGGACGCTGAAGGCCGTGGGCGCAGTCAATATGTTCCCGCACACGGCGCACGTGGAATCGATCGCGGTTTTTGAACCCTAA
- a CDS encoding P-II family nitrogen regulator has protein sequence MKQITAIVKPFKLDEVREALSELGVNGLTVAEVKGFGRQKGHTELYRGAEYVVDFLPKIRIDVVVAADQVDGTIEAIIRAARTGKIGDGKIFVTPVEQSIRIRTGETGVEAL, from the coding sequence ATGAAGCAGATCACAGCCATCGTCAAACCCTTCAAGCTCGACGAGGTGCGCGAGGCCCTGTCCGAACTGGGGGTCAATGGCCTGACCGTGGCCGAGGTCAAGGGCTTCGGCCGTCAGAAGGGCCATACGGAACTGTATCGCGGGGCCGAATACGTGGTCGATTTCCTGCCCAAAATCCGTATCGACGTGGTGGTGGCGGCCGATCAGGTCGATGGCACCATCGAGGCCATCATCCGCGCGGCCCGCACCGGCAAGATCGGCGACGGCAAGATCTTCGTCACGCCGGTCGAACAGTCCATCCGGATCCGGACCGGGGAAACCGGCGTCGAGGCCTTGTAG
- a CDS encoding SurA N-terminal domain-containing protein, whose protein sequence is MFDFIRTHQRLMQLVLLILVVPSFVFLGISGYSVVTADPAVAKVGKLTVTQQEFTQAQRNQLQQMQESSQGRFDPALLDNPQARQALMDQLIDRKVQVAVATQDHFSVSDNTLRHAIAVMPQLQVDGQFSSDRYHEVLASVGMTPRDFEAGQRAELALNTVLGPVRDTATLPQPVLDSLKRALTEERIVRLRVFQADDYRKGVTISADDIKAWYEAHQDALRLPEQVSADYLVLDEAAAVASVPAISEAQLKDYYEQNKARYVIPARVNVSHILVKLPAGASDEAAKAALATAQDIARRARAEPAQFAGLARKESQDAGTAREGGVLGWIQRGTLPLDMEQAVFALKQGGISDPVKGPDGYHIFMANEVQPEKGETFDQARAKVETEVRRQVAADRFADMATKLTGLVYDNPSSLDPAAKDLGLQVGQAQGIARDRLLTTDEVGPKAAAASKDAAILGDARVRQALFSTQVLTDKQNSGVIEISPDTMVVVRVGAVTPAHVPALDKVQAHIRAQLENERAQAAAVTEGEKVLAELRKKSSSDGFQAPVTLSRLDPAGLNKVVLDAAFAVPHQSLPAYGGVSLPKAYAIVQVDQVKAGTTDKPALDGLGTQLSQLWGGAEEKAVMADLRKTLGVKITAEGHKLIERGEGGSN, encoded by the coding sequence ATGTTCGATTTCATTCGTACGCACCAGCGCCTGATGCAGCTGGTCCTTCTGATCCTGGTGGTGCCGTCGTTCGTGTTTCTGGGAATCAGCGGCTATTCCGTCGTGACGGCCGATCCGGCGGTCGCCAAGGTCGGCAAGTTGACCGTCACCCAACAGGAATTCACGCAGGCGCAGCGCAATCAGCTGCAGCAGATGCAGGAAAGCAGCCAGGGGCGCTTCGACCCGGCGCTGCTGGACAACCCCCAGGCCCGCCAGGCCCTGATGGATCAGTTGATCGATCGGAAGGTTCAGGTCGCGGTTGCGACCCAGGATCATTTCAGCGTATCGGACAATACATTGCGCCACGCAATCGCGGTTATGCCGCAGCTGCAGGTGGATGGGCAGTTTTCCTCGGACCGCTATCACGAGGTGTTGGCGTCGGTCGGCATGACGCCCCGGGATTTCGAGGCCGGACAGCGGGCCGAACTGGCACTGAATACGGTACTGGGGCCGGTGCGGGATACTGCGACGCTGCCGCAGCCGGTGCTCGACAGCCTGAAACGCGCCCTCACCGAGGAACGGATCGTGCGCCTGCGGGTGTTCCAGGCTGACGACTACCGCAAGGGCGTCACCATCAGTGCGGATGACATCAAGGCCTGGTACGAGGCCCACCAAGACGCGCTGCGCCTGCCCGAGCAGGTGTCCGCCGACTATCTGGTGCTCGACGAGGCGGCAGCGGTCGCCAGCGTGCCGGCGATCAGCGAGGCGCAGCTGAAGGACTATTACGAGCAGAACAAGGCCCGATATGTGATTCCAGCCCGGGTCAACGTCAGCCACATCCTGGTGAAACTGCCTGCCGGGGCGTCGGACGAGGCAGCCAAGGCGGCGCTCGCCACAGCCCAGGACATCGCTCGTCGGGCGCGAGCCGAGCCCGCTCAGTTTGCCGGACTGGCGCGCAAGGAATCCCAGGATGCCGGGACCGCGCGCGAGGGGGGGGTGTTGGGCTGGATCCAGCGCGGCACCTTGCCGCTGGATATGGAGCAGGCCGTCTTCGCCTTGAAGCAGGGCGGGATCTCGGACCCGGTCAAGGGGCCGGACGGCTACCATATCTTCATGGCCAATGAAGTGCAGCCTGAAAAGGGCGAGACCTTCGACCAGGCGCGCGCCAAGGTCGAGACCGAGGTTCGCCGCCAGGTGGCCGCTGACCGCTTTGCCGATATGGCCACAAAACTGACCGGCCTGGTCTACGACAATCCGTCCAGTCTGGACCCTGCCGCCAAGGATCTCGGCCTGCAGGTCGGCCAGGCCCAGGGCATTGCCAGGGATCGTCTGCTCACCACCGACGAAGTCGGTCCCAAGGCGGCGGCCGCCTCGAAGGATGCCGCCATTCTGGGGGATGCGCGGGTGCGCCAGGCGCTCTTCAGCACCCAGGTGCTGACCGACAAGCAGAACTCGGGCGTGATCGAGATTTCACCGGATACGATGGTCGTGGTGCGGGTCGGCGCGGTGACGCCTGCGCACGTCCCTGCGCTGGACAAGGTTCAGGCGCATATCCGCGCCCAACTGGAAAACGAACGTGCGCAGGCCGCCGCCGTCACCGAGGGCGAAAAGGTCCTCGCCGAGCTGCGGAAGAAGTCCTCTTCAGACGGCTTCCAGGCCCCGGTCACGCTAAGCCGGCTGGATCCGGCCGGTCTGAACAAAGTGGTGCTGGACGCGGCCTTTGCCGTGCCGCACCAGAGCCTTCCCGCCTATGGCGGTGTGTCCCTGCCGAAGGCCTACGCCATCGTGCAGGTGGATCAGGTGAAGGCAGGCACGACCGACAAACCGGCCCTGGACGGACTGGGTACTCAATTGTCCCAGCTCTGGGGCGGCGCCGAGGAAAAGGCCGTCATGGCCGATCTGCGCAAGACCCTGGGCGTGAAGATCACGGCCGAGGGCCATAAATTGATCGAGCGCGGGGAAGGCGGCTCGAACTGA
- the ugpQ gene encoding glycerophosphodiester phosphodiesterase, whose translation MPTSHTAWPWPAYIAHRGGGRLAPENTLAAMRTGVAHGFRMAEYDVKLSQDGVPFLLHDDSIDRTSDGQGLAARLDWKTLAGSDFGSWHGPDFAGEPAPTLLSIARYTLARGMHSNIEIKPSTGHETQTGTAVAQAAASLWAQAALPPLLSSFSETSLEAARTAVPDLPRALLIEGPVPADWRARQIGLGCIGLNIDTRHADEAVVRDILDQGATLAVWTVNDPDRARELLAWGCHAVFTDALDLVRPQTTGQDR comes from the coding sequence ATGCCCACTTCCCATACCGCGTGGCCCTGGCCCGCCTACATCGCCCACCGCGGCGGTGGCCGGCTCGCCCCCGAAAACACCCTGGCCGCCATGCGCACTGGCGTGGCCCATGGCTTCCGGATGGCGGAATACGACGTCAAGCTCAGCCAGGACGGGGTCCCTTTCCTGCTGCACGATGACAGCATCGACCGCACGTCGGACGGCCAGGGCCTGGCTGCGCGGCTGGACTGGAAGACACTGGCCGGATCCGATTTCGGCAGCTGGCACGGCCCGGATTTTGCCGGCGAACCCGCTCCAACCCTGCTGTCGATCGCCCGCTACACCCTGGCGCGCGGCATGCACAGCAATATCGAAATCAAGCCGTCAACCGGCCACGAAACCCAGACCGGCACGGCCGTCGCTCAGGCCGCCGCCAGCCTGTGGGCCCAGGCCGCTCTACCGCCGCTGCTGTCCTCGTTTTCGGAGACCTCGCTGGAGGCCGCCCGTACTGCCGTCCCCGATCTGCCCCGCGCACTGCTCATCGAAGGGCCGGTGCCCGCCGACTGGCGCGCCCGGCAGATCGGGCTGGGCTGCATCGGGCTGAATATCGATACCCGGCACGCCGATGAAGCCGTCGTGCGCGACATCCTGGATCAGGGCGCGACCCTGGCGGTCTGGACCGTCAACGACCCGGACCGCGCGCGCGAGCTGCTGGCATGGGGCTGCCATGCCGTGTTCACCGATGCGCTGGACCTGGTCCGGCCACAAACAACCGGCCAAGACCGGTAA
- the rlmJ gene encoding 23S rRNA (adenine(2030)-N(6))-methyltransferase RlmJ, with protein sequence MFSYRHAFHAGNHADVLKHAILVQVLDYFNHKDTPYWVIDTHAGAGLYALDGDWAGQSGEVTEGLDRLLGAPQPPELVARYLRAIQDFNPDGVANRYPGSPCLALHAMRPQDRLRLFELHPTEGQVLEDTLRHEVRASRSQVAVAREDGFAGLKRLLPPPPRRGLILIDPSYEDKQDYRHVLQALRDGLQRFAQGCFVIWYPLVQRTQAHEMVRALERLPVDWLNASLTVCKPSADGVGLHGSGMFIVNPPWTLEAELRTALPWLRTVLAQDDHARFSLDTSAARAAAAEGPHEAIPHQVVTREPADPGPRQRPVRNVQKRSPSRK encoded by the coding sequence ATGTTTAGCTACCGACACGCATTCCACGCCGGCAACCACGCCGACGTGCTAAAGCACGCGATCCTGGTGCAGGTCCTGGATTATTTCAACCATAAGGATACGCCTTACTGGGTCATCGACACGCATGCCGGCGCCGGCCTGTATGCGCTGGACGGCGACTGGGCGGGCCAGAGCGGCGAGGTCACCGAAGGGCTGGACCGCCTGCTGGGTGCACCGCAGCCGCCGGAACTGGTGGCACGATATCTGCGCGCCATCCAGGATTTCAACCCCGATGGCGTGGCCAACCGTTATCCCGGCTCGCCCTGCCTGGCGCTGCATGCCATGCGCCCCCAGGACCGCTTGCGGCTGTTCGAACTGCACCCGACCGAGGGCCAGGTTCTGGAAGACACCCTCAGGCACGAAGTCCGTGCCTCGCGCAGCCAGGTCGCTGTGGCCCGCGAGGACGGCTTTGCAGGCCTGAAGCGCCTGCTGCCGCCGCCTCCGCGGCGTGGACTCATCCTGATCGATCCGTCATACGAAGACAAACAGGACTACCGCCACGTGTTGCAGGCGCTGCGCGACGGCCTGCAGCGCTTTGCCCAGGGCTGTTTCGTCATCTGGTATCCGCTGGTGCAACGCACCCAGGCACACGAAATGGTTCGTGCCCTGGAACGGCTGCCCGTGGATTGGTTGAATGCATCCCTGACGGTGTGCAAGCCGTCAGCCGACGGCGTGGGCCTGCATGGCAGCGGCATGTTCATCGTGAATCCGCCCTGGACGCTGGAAGCCGAGCTGCGCACCGCCCTGCCCTGGCTGCGCACCGTGCTGGCGCAAGATGATCATGCGCGCTTCAGTCTGGACACGAGCGCGGCGCGAGCCGCGGCTGCCGAAGGCCCGCACGAGGCCATCCCACACCAGGTGGTCACCCGCGAGCCGGCTGATCCGGGTCCCCGGCAGCGTCCGGTACGGAACGTTCAGAAGCGCTCTCCCTCGCGCAAATAA
- a CDS encoding mechanosensitive ion channel domain-containing protein, with translation MTPTLNTARTPLEIWLDAWVLPWVPQGAWAQALVGVLVLAGVVWLAGLLASRGLALALGRALRVLGRDDWSQAVARRSVYRHLGHAVSLLLIAANIRLLSIGSTLESSLGRLIQAVALIYVFLALTRLLSAWQDVNMLRVQQGRGRPIKGYLEIAQLAVWALCLVLVVSVLLDQSPLLMISGLGALSAVLLLVFKDTLLSLVASTQMNTNDMLRIGDWIEMPQAGADGFVIDMALHTVKVQNWDKTVTTIPTYKLFSESYRNWRQMFESGGRRIKRTLRIDAESVRFLDDTEILALRRYRLLGDYLAAKQSALEDANQALQEAAEIPANRRRLTNLGTFRAYALAYLQQNPDIRQDMTMIVRMLEPDSQGIPVEVYCFSRLTAWADYERVQGDLFDHLLAILPELSLRVYQAPSGHVFARLAGAAGGPRGAPAAPPENGGGGMPGD, from the coding sequence ATGACGCCCACGCTGAACACCGCAAGGACTCCATTGGAAATCTGGCTGGATGCCTGGGTCCTGCCCTGGGTACCCCAGGGTGCCTGGGCCCAGGCCCTGGTGGGTGTGCTGGTGCTGGCGGGTGTGGTGTGGCTGGCGGGCCTGCTGGCTTCGCGCGGACTGGCGCTGGCCCTGGGGCGCGCCTTGCGGGTCCTGGGGCGGGACGACTGGAGCCAGGCGGTGGCGCGCCGCAGCGTCTATCGCCACCTGGGCCACGCCGTGTCCCTGTTGCTGATCGCCGCCAACATCCGGCTGCTCTCCATCGGCAGCACGCTCGAATCCTCTCTGGGGCGGCTGATCCAGGCGGTCGCCCTGATCTATGTGTTTCTGGCCTTGACCCGGCTGCTGAGCGCCTGGCAGGACGTCAACATGCTGCGGGTGCAGCAGGGCCGGGGACGCCCCATCAAGGGGTATCTTGAAATCGCGCAGCTGGCCGTCTGGGCGCTGTGCCTGGTGCTGGTGGTGTCCGTCTTGCTGGATCAGTCGCCCCTGCTGATGATTTCCGGTCTGGGCGCCTTGTCCGCCGTGCTGCTGCTGGTATTCAAGGATACGCTGCTCTCGCTGGTAGCCAGCACGCAGATGAACACCAACGACATGCTGCGTATCGGCGACTGGATCGAGATGCCCCAGGCGGGCGCCGATGGTTTCGTGATCGATATGGCCCTGCACACCGTCAAGGTGCAGAACTGGGACAAGACCGTCACCACGATCCCCACCTACAAGCTCTTCTCCGAGAGTTACCGCAACTGGCGTCAGATGTTCGAATCGGGTGGGCGGCGCATCAAGCGCACGTTGCGCATCGATGCGGAATCGGTCCGGTTCCTGGACGATACCGAAATCCTGGCGCTGCGCCGCTACCGTTTGCTGGGCGACTATCTGGCGGCCAAGCAATCGGCCCTGGAGGATGCCAACCAGGCCCTCCAGGAGGCCGCCGAGATTCCGGCCAACCGGCGCCGCTTGACCAACTTGGGTACTTTCCGGGCCTATGCACTGGCCTATCTGCAGCAGAATCCGGACATCCGCCAGGACATGACCATGATCGTGCGCATGCTCGAGCCGGACAGCCAGGGAATCCCCGTGGAGGTCTATTGCTTTTCGCGCCTGACGGCCTGGGCCGATTACGAACGGGTCCAGGGCGACTTGTTCGACCATCTGCTGGCCATCCTGCCGGAGCTGTCGCTGCGGGTGTATCAGGCGCCTTCGGGGCATGTATTCGCGCGCCTGGCCGGCGCCGCTGGCGGACCGCGCGGCGCGCCTGCGGCGCCGCCGGAAAACGGCGGCGGGGGAATGCCGGGGGACTAG